The segment TGAGCCAGAACTTGCAGAGAAATGGGAACTTTCGCCAGATAAGAAGAAAGTAACATTTACCCTGCGCGAAAACTTGAAATGGTCAGATGGTGTGCCGCTGACAGTCGATGACGTTGTGTTCACGTTCCGGGATATTTTTCTGAATCCTAAAGTGCCAACGGATATTCAAGATGTCCTGCGAATTGGTAAAGGACGGGCATTTCCAACCGTGCGAAAAATCGACGATCGCCGAGTTGAGTTCACCACACCTGAACCGTTTGCTCCCTTTTTGAGAGTGACAGGCGGATTGGCAATTTTGCCCAAACATGCGCTTGAAGAAACAATTCGCAAGACTGGCTCAGACGGCAATCCGCTCTTTTTCTCAACTTGGGGAACGGATACCGATCCGAGGAAAGTGATTTGCAACGGACCTTATACGCTCGACCAATATTTTGCGACACAGCGGATCATTTTCAAACGTAACCCGAACTATTGGAGAAAAGATGAGCAAGGCAATCAGAAGCCTTACATCGAGCGGATTGTTTGGAGTGTGATTGAAAACCAGAATACTGAGCTTCTTCAATTTCGATCAGGTGGAGTCGATATCTCTGAACCGATTCGGGCTGAAGATTATCCCATTCTCAAAAAAGAAGAAAAACGAGGTGATTTCACAGCGTATATTGGCGGCACTCGTCCGATTACGACTTTTATGGCGTTTAACTTAAATCAAGGACGGCGAAACGGAAAACCTGTCGTTGATCCCGTGAAATCAAAGTGGTTTAACAATCCAAAATTCCGTCAGGCAGTCGCATATGCTATCGATCGAGAACGGATGAACACGAATATCTTCCGAGGCTTGGGAGTCTTGATCAATTCGCAAATTTTGGAGACTAGCCCCTATTATCTCAAGCCCGAAGAAGGCTTAAAAGTTTACCAGTACGACCAAAACAAATCAAAAGAACTGCTGAAAGAAGCTGGGTTTAAGCTCAACGATCGCGGACAACTTGCTGACCCAGACGGGAATGTCGTGCGTTTTACGCTGATGACGAATGCGGGGAATGTGGTGCGTGAGTCGATGGTGGCGCAAATTAAGCAGGATTTGAGCCAGTTGGGGATTCAAGTTGATATTAATCCGATTAACTTTGGAGTGTTGTTGGATAAGTTAGATAACACTCAAGAATGGGAATCGTATCTACTGGCAATGGGCGGAAGTAAAGAGCCAAATAGTGGAGCAAACGTTTGGTTGCCGGAAAGTCGATCGCATAGTTTTAATCAATCGAGTGCACCTGGAAAACCGCCGCTTGAAGGTCGGGTTGTTGCAGATTGGGAAGCGGAAATTGGGCGATTATATGTCGAAGGTGCTCAAGAATTAGATGAAGCAAAACGGAAGGAAATTTACGGAAAGATTCAGAAAATTTCACAAGAATATTTGCCTTGGATTCCACTTGTGAATGCGCGTGTGATGGCTGTGGTTCGCAATCGGATTAAAGGAGTGAATTATCCTGAAAGTGGCGGTGCACTTTGGAATTTGACTGACCTGAGAATTGAGGATTAGTGATGAAAAAGGTCAGAATCCAGATTGGAGTGTGTTTGACGATCGCACTTCTCTTTTTGTCGAGTTGTAATCCTCATCGATATAGAACGGTTGCTGCACAAGTTCCTCAGTTAGTCTTAGCGAGTCCAACTGATCCCAAAACGTTTAACTACGCCAATAATCAAACTTTCCCATCTGTTTTTCCTTTCATTTATGAAGGGTTAACAAGAGAGAATGGTTTAACAGGAGAGTATGAACCTGCATTAGCTGAATCTTGGAAATTCTCGCCTGACAATAAGCGAGTCGTTTTTACTTTAAGACCCAACTTGAAGTGGTCAGATGGAAAACCTCTGACGGCAGATGATATCGTTTTTACTTATCGAGATATTGTTTTTAATCCATTAATTCCAACGGATCAGAAAGAGAGTATTCAGATTGGGGTGAAAAAGGTTTTTCCAGAAATTCGGAAAATCAACGATCGCCAAGTTGAATTCATCTTGCCTGAACCCTTCGCGCCTCTTATTGCTGCGACTGCTGCACCTGAGGGCATTATGATTTTGCCGAAACATGCCTTAGCAGAAGCAATAAATTCAAAACTACCGGATGGAAATCCCAAATTTATTTCGACTTGGGGAACGGACACTGATCCGAAAAAGATTATTACGAATGGGGCGTATGTCATTGATAGCTATAGCCCAAGCCAGCGATTAGTTTTAAAGCGAAATCCGTATTACTGGCGAAAAGATAAAGACGGCAAGCAATTGCCTTATATCGATCGCATTGTTTGGCAATTTATCGAGAATTTAGATACGCAATTGCTGAGATTTCGCTCTGGCGATTTGGATGTGATGGGTGATACTCGACCTTTACGATCGGAGTATTTTTCATTATTAAAGCGAGAAGAAAAACGCGGAAATTTCCAGGTCTTAAATGGCGGCCCTTGGTCAGGTGTTTTGTATCTTACTTTTAATCTTAGTAAGGCAAAAGATAAAAATGGCAAGCCCTTTGTTGATCCGGTTAAATCGCGTTGGTTTAATACGCTTGAATTTCGGAAAGCTGTCGCTTATGCAATTAATCGCGATCGCATTAACACTAATCTATTCCGAGGTTTAGGAGTCGTCCAAAATTCGCCGATTTCGGTGCAAAGCCCATTCACTCTCAAGGAAGGTTTAAAAGCCTACAATTACGATCCGAATCAATCAAAAAACTTGCTAAAGAAAGCTGGATTCAAATATAACGATCGCGGTCAGCTCTTTGACTCAGATGGCAATCGAGTTCGCTTTACTTTACTCACCAACTCGAATAATTTAACTCGTGTTGCAATCGGCGCTCAAATTCGGCAAGATTTAGCTGCAATTGGAATTCAAGTTGACTATAATCCGCTGAATTTTAACGTTTTGATCGATAAAATCAATGGAGCAAGAGATTGGGATGCTCACATTATCGGATTTACGGGCGGAACCGAGCCACATGGACTAGCAAATCTGTGGATGACCAGTGGGGGATCGCATTCATTTAATTTGAGCCAGCAAGTTGGACAGCCGAAAATCCAAGGATATGTAGCAAATGAGTGGGAGAAAGAAATCGATCGCTTAT is part of the Leptolyngbya boryana PCC 6306 genome and harbors:
- a CDS encoding ABC transporter substrate-binding protein, producing the protein MKFSALTGFWRFWAVAMAAFCLILGITACNPQGYKTQAAKVPQLVDTTLSDPKSFNYALINEDPNVAGFLYVGLITENALTNELEPELAEKWELSPDKKKVTFTLRENLKWSDGVPLTVDDVVFTFRDIFLNPKVPTDIQDVLRIGKGRAFPTVRKIDDRRVEFTTPEPFAPFLRVTGGLAILPKHALEETIRKTGSDGNPLFFSTWGTDTDPRKVICNGPYTLDQYFATQRIIFKRNPNYWRKDEQGNQKPYIERIVWSVIENQNTELLQFRSGGVDISEPIRAEDYPILKKEEKRGDFTAYIGGTRPITTFMAFNLNQGRRNGKPVVDPVKSKWFNNPKFRQAVAYAIDRERMNTNIFRGLGVLINSQILETSPYYLKPEEGLKVYQYDQNKSKELLKEAGFKLNDRGQLADPDGNVVRFTLMTNAGNVVRESMVAQIKQDLSQLGIQVDINPINFGVLLDKLDNTQEWESYLLAMGGSKEPNSGANVWLPESRSHSFNQSSAPGKPPLEGRVVADWEAEIGRLYVEGAQELDEAKRKEIYGKIQKISQEYLPWIPLVNARVMAVVRNRIKGVNYPESGGALWNLTDLRIED
- a CDS encoding ABC transporter substrate-binding protein, encoding MKKVRIQIGVCLTIALLFLSSCNPHRYRTVAAQVPQLVLASPTDPKTFNYANNQTFPSVFPFIYEGLTRENGLTGEYEPALAESWKFSPDNKRVVFTLRPNLKWSDGKPLTADDIVFTYRDIVFNPLIPTDQKESIQIGVKKVFPEIRKINDRQVEFILPEPFAPLIAATAAPEGIMILPKHALAEAINSKLPDGNPKFISTWGTDTDPKKIITNGAYVIDSYSPSQRLVLKRNPYYWRKDKDGKQLPYIDRIVWQFIENLDTQLLRFRSGDLDVMGDTRPLRSEYFSLLKREEKRGNFQVLNGGPWSGVLYLTFNLSKAKDKNGKPFVDPVKSRWFNTLEFRKAVAYAINRDRINTNLFRGLGVVQNSPISVQSPFTLKEGLKAYNYDPNQSKNLLKKAGFKYNDRGQLFDSDGNRVRFTLLTNSNNLTRVAIGAQIRQDLAAIGIQVDYNPLNFNVLIDKINGARDWDAHIIGFTGGTEPHGLANLWMTSGGSHSFNLSQQVGQPKIQGYVANEWEKEIDRLFIQGAQELNPEKRKKIYGEFQKLVQEQLPVIHLVNDSAIMAVRNRVQGLKYSGLPSWGLWNIQELKIKE